GGGCTCCTCGCCACGCTGCAATCCGGCAAGGGCGCCACCCTGATGCCGATTGCCGTGCCGATCGTGCTGATCCCCGTGCGCCGCTTCGCCGAAGTGCCCCGCTTCGGCCTGATCAAGCCGGAAGAGGCGGATTATGCACCTTACGAGAAGCTGCTGCGCCGCTGCATCAACGAACCCTTCATCATCCTCCAGCCGGAGTGATCAGGCTGCTTTCGGGCGCTTGATGAGGGGCACGGCCTTCTTCACGATGTCGCTGAAATCCTGCCCGCCCGCATCCATGTGTGCAAAGAAGAATTTGCGCATGCGCGGTTCCCAGAACTTGTTGATGTGTTCCGCAACACCTTCCAGCGCTTCCTTTTCAGGGTAGCTCTTGAAGAAATCACCAATCTGGTTCGCCATGCGCACTGTGTCACGCACTTCCATGTCCGTCTCCGTCAAAAATCATCACCCCGTCCTTGGACAGGGCAGCAAGGGAAAGGCCTGCCTCGCGGGCAAGCCGGTGGGCCAGCGCCGTTGGCGCGGAAATCGTGGCGAGTGCACTGATGCCGGCAAGCGCGCACTTTTGCACCAACTCGAATGAACAGCGCGACGACATGAGCGCAAAACCATCCGTGGGCGGAACATGGGCGCGGGCCATGGCGCCGATCAGCTTGTCCAGCGCATTGTGACGGCCCACGTCCTCGCGCGCCAGCAGGATGCTGCCATCACTGCCGCACCACGCCGCCGCATGGACCGTGCGGTTGACGGCGTTCATCGGCTGGAAGCTGGGCAGGGCTTCGAAAGCGCGGGCAACAGCTGTCGGCATCAGGGGCCGGCTCTTCAGCTTGCCCTCGGGCATGCGGATGGCGTCTTCCATCTCGGCGATGCCGCACAGGCCACAACCCACGCGGCCTTCGAGGGACCGTGCAACCATCCGTTCACGGATCAACTTGCCTTCCGGCACCGCCACATCCGCCGTGAAGCCTCCGCCTGATCGAAAGGCGAGGACATTGGCAATGTCGGCGGCATGGGCCACAAGGCCTTCCGACAGCACGAAGCCGATGGCGAAATCTTCAAGGTCGGCCGGCGTCGCCATCATCACGGCGTAGGGTACACTGTTGATGTGCAGCGCCACCGGCACTTCCTCCGGCAACAGCCAGATGGTGGGTTCGCCATTCAATTGGCCCGTTGCCATCACCGAAGCGTGGAGCGTGGTGTCACCTTTGGCTTCGCGTGCGTGCACGGCCTTCTCCACGGGAAAACGGCCACGCCCGTGACCCTCCCTCACATTGGGATGGGAAAGCCCCTGGCCCGCGATGATGGGAGAGCGGCGTTTCACTCCGCCGCCACGCGCTTGTTCTCGCGCTCGCGCACTTCCCATTCCTCCTGCCAGTCGGACTGGCGGTTGGAGAGCGTCACCTGCACGGCCGTCACCTTGTATTCCGGGCAGTTGGTCGCCCAGTCG
The nucleotide sequence above comes from Hyphomicrobiales bacterium. Encoded proteins:
- the fdhD gene encoding formate dehydrogenase accessory sulfurtransferase FdhD, with product MATGQLNGEPTIWLLPEEVPVALHINSVPYAVMMATPADLEDFAIGFVLSEGLVAHAADIANVLAFRSGGGFTADVAVPEGKLIRERMVARSLEGRVGCGLCGIAEMEDAIRMPEGKLKSRPLMPTAVARAFEALPSFQPMNAVNRTVHAAAWCGSDGSILLAREDVGRHNALDKLIGAMARAHVPPTDGFALMSSRCSFELVQKCALAGISALATISAPTALAHRLAREAGLSLAALSKDGVMIFDGDGHGSA
- a CDS encoding formate dehydrogenase subunit delta — protein: MEVRDTVRMANQIGDFFKSYPEKEALEGVAEHINKFWEPRMRKFFFAHMDAGGQDFSDIVKKAVPLIKRPKAA